Proteins co-encoded in one Tiliqua scincoides isolate rTilSci1 chromosome 12, rTilSci1.hap2, whole genome shotgun sequence genomic window:
- the OGT gene encoding UDP-N-acetylglucosamine--peptide N-acetylglucosaminyltransferase 110 kDa subunit isoform X2, with protein sequence MAASVGNVADSTGLAELAHREYQAGDFEAAERHCMQLWRQEPDNTGVLLLLSSIHFQCRRLDRSAHFSTLAIKQNPLLAEAYSNLGNVYKERGQLQEAIEHYRHALRLKPDFIDGYINLAAALVAAGDMEGAVQAYVSALQYNPDLYCVRSDLGNLLKALGRLEEAKACYLKAIETQPNFAVAWSNLGCVFNAQGEIWLAIHHFEKAVTLDPNFLDAYINLGNVLKEARIFDRAVAAYLRALSLSPNHAVVHGNLACVYYEQGLIDLAIDTYKRAIELQPHFPDAYCNLANALKEKGSVAEAEECYNTALRLCPTHADSLNNLANIKREQGNIEEAVRLYRKALEVFPEFAAAHSNLASVLQQQGKLQEALMHYKEAIRISPTFADAYSNMGNTLKEMQDVQGALQCYTRAIQINPAFADAHSNLASIHKDSGNIPEAIASYRTALKLKPDFPDAYCNLAHCLQIVCDWTDYDERMKKLVSIVADQLEKNRLPSVHPHHSMLYPLSHSFRKAIAERHGNLCLDKINVLHKPPYEHPKDLKASEGRLRVGYVSSDFGNHPTSHLMQSIPGMHNSDKFEVFCYALSPDDGTNFRVKVMAEANHFVDLSQIPCNGKAADRIHQDGIHILINMNGYTKGARNELFALRPAPIQAMWLGYPGTSGALFMDYIITDKETSPVEVAEQYSEKLAYMPNTFFIGDHANMFPHLKKKAVIDFKSNGHIYDNRIVLNGIDLKAFLDSLPDVKIVKMKCPDGGDNADSSAGLSMPVIPMNTIAEAVIDMINRGQIQITINGFNISNGLATTQINNKAATGEEVPRTIIVTTRSQYGLPEDSVVYCNFNQLYKIDPSTLQMWANILKRVPNSVLWLLRFPAVGEPNIQQYAQNMGLPQNRIIFSPVAPKEEHVRRGQLADVCLDTPLCNGHTTGMDVLWAGTPMVTMPGETLASRVAASQLTCLGCPELIAKSRQEYEDIAVKLGTDLEYLKKIRGKVWKQRISSPLFNTKQYTMELERLYLLMWEHSAAGNKPDHILKAIESGESA encoded by the exons ATGGCGGCCTCAGTGGGGAACGTGGCCGACAGCACAG GGCTAGCGGAGTTGGCTCACCGGGAGTATCAAGCAGGGGACTTCGAAGCTGCGGAGAGGCATTGCATGCAGCTTTGGCGGCAAGAGCCCGACAACACTGGGGTGCTGTTGTTGCTCTCATCCATCCACTTCCAGTGTCGCAGGCTGGACAG GTCTGCTCACTTCAGCACTTTGGCCATCAAGCAGAATCCACTGCTGGCAGAAGCCTACTCGAATCTGGGGAACGTGTACAAGGAACGTGGGCAGCTGCAGGAGGCGATAGAGCACTATCGGCACGCCCTGCGTCTCAAACCAGACTTCATTGATGGATATATTAATCTGGCAGCTGCTCTGGTAGCTGCAGGTGATATGGAAGGGGCAGTTCAGGCATACgtttctgccctgcagtacaATCCT GACTTGTACTGTGTTCGTAGTGACCTGGGGAACCTGCTCAAAGCCCTGGGTCGCTTGGAAGAAGCCAAG GCCTGTTATTTGAAGGCAATTGAGACCCAGCCAAATTTTGCAGTAGCATGGAGTAACCTGGGCTGCGTGTTCAATGCTCAAGGGGAAATTTGGCTTGCCATTCATCACTTTGAGAAG GCGGTGACTCTTGATCCAAACTTCCTGGATGCTTACATTAACCTGGGGAATGTCTTGAAGGAGGCACGCATATTTGATAG AGCGGTGGCAGCCTATCTCCGGGCCCTGAGCCTGAGCCCAAACCATGCAGTCGTGCATGGCAACCTGGCCTGTGTGTACTATGAGCAAGGGCTGATTGACTTGGCCATCGATACTTACAAGCGTGCCATTGAACTGCAGCCACACTTCCCTGATGCATACTGCAATCTGGCCAATGCACTCAAGGAGAAAGGCAGT GTTGCGGAAGCAGAGGAGTGTTACAACACAGCTCTTCGCCTGTGTCCCACTCATGCGGACTCTCTCAATAACCTGGCAAACATCAAGCGGGAACAAGGGAACATTGAGGAGGCTGTCCGCCTGTACCGCAAAGCTCTCGAG GTCTTCCCGGAGTTTGCAGCTGCCCATTCCAATTTAGCCAGCGTGTTGCAGCAACAAGGAAAACTTCAGGAGGCATTGATGCATTACAAGGAGGCCATTAG AATCAGCCCCACCTTTGCAGATGCCTACTCCAACATGGGGAACACATTAAAGGAGATGCAGGATGTTCAGGGAGCTTTGCAGTGCTACACACGGGCCATCCAGATTAACCCTGCCTTTGCTGATGCCCACAGTAACTTGGCATCCATCCACAAG GATTCAGGAAATATACCAGAGGCCATTGCTTCGTATCGCACTGCCCTGAAGCTGAAGCCTGACTTCCCTGATGCCTACTGCAACTTGGCCCACTGCTTGCAG ATTGTTTGTGACTGGACTGACTATGATGAGCGAATGAAGAAGCTGGTCAGCATAGTGGCAGACCAGCTGGAGAAAAACAGGCTCCCATCCGTGCATCCTCATCACAGCATGCTATATCCGTTGTCTCACAGCTTCCGAAAGGCCATTGCCGAGCGGCATGGAAACTTGTGCTTGGACAAG ATCAATGTCCTCCACAAGCCACCCTATGAGCACCCCAAGGACTTGAAGGCCAGCGAAGGCCGGCTTCGTGTTGGCTATGTGAGCTCTGACTTTGGAAACCACCCCACGTCCCACCTCATGCAGTCAATTCCAGGCATGCACAACTCGGACAAATTTGAG GTGTTCTGCTATGCTCTCAGCCCTGATGATGGCACCAACTTCCGGGTGAAAGTAATGGCAGAGGCAAATCACTTTGTTGATTTATCTCAG ATCCCATGCAATGGAAAGGCAGCTGACCGCATCCACCAGGATGGCATCCACATCCTCATCAACATGAATGGCTACACCAAAGGAGCCCGCAATGAGCTGTTTGCCCTCAGACCGGCTCCAATACAG GCGATGTGGCTGGGTTACCCTGGCACCAGCGGAGCCTTATTTATGGATTACATCATCACAGACAAGGAAACGTCCCCTGTTGAAGTGGCTGAACAGTATTCGGAGAAACTGGCTTACATGCCAAACACCTTCTTCATTGGAGATCACGCCAACATGTTCCCACACCTAAAG aaaaaAGCAGTCATTGACTTTAAATCCAATGGGCATATTTATGACAACAGAATTGTGTTAAATGGCATTGATCTGAAGGCTTTCCTTGACAGCTTACCTGATGTGAAGATAGTTAAG ATGAAGTGTCCCGATGGGGGAGACAATGCTGACAGCAGTGCTGGCCTCAGCATGCCTGTCATTCCTATGAACACGATTGCAGAAGCTGTGATTGACATGATAAATCGTGGACAAATTCAGATAACAATCAATGGATTCAACATCAGCAACGGGCTGGCAACTACCCAG ATCAACAACAAAGCAGCGACTGGTGAGGAGGTTCCACGCACCATCATTGTCACCACTCGCTCCCAGTATGGCTTGCCGGAAGATTCTGTTGTCTATTGTAACTTCAATCAGCTTTACAAGATAGACCCTTCCACCCTACAGATGTGGGCCAAT ATCTTGAAACGTGTCCCAAACAGTGTCTTGTGGCTACTGCGTTTCCCAGCTGTGGGAGAACCAAATATTCAGCAGTATGCGCAGAACATGGGCCTTCCTCAGAACCGCATCATCTTCTCTCCTGTTGCCCCCAAAGAAGAACATGTGCGAAGGGGCCAACTGGCAGATGTCTGCCTAGACACGCCTCTTTGCAATGGCCACACCACAGGAATGGATGTGCTCTGGGCTGGAACCCCAATGGTTACCATGCCAG GGGAGACTCTTGCTTCACGTGTCGCTGCCTCCCAGCTCACCTGCCTTGGCTGTCCTGAGCTGATTGCGAAGAGCAGGCAGGAGTACGAGGACATTGCCGTAAAACTGGGAACTGATCTAGAGTA CCTGAAGAAGATCCGTGGCAAGGTCTGGAAGCAGAGGATATCAAGCCCCCTATTCAACACCAAACAGTACACCATGGAACTGGAGCGGCTCTACCTTCTGATGTGGGAACACTCTGCAGCCGGCAACAAGCCAGACCACATCCTGAAAGCCATAGAGAGTGGCGAGTCTGCTTAA
- the OGT gene encoding UDP-N-acetylglucosamine--peptide N-acetylglucosaminyltransferase 110 kDa subunit isoform X1, with translation MAASVGNVADSTEPTKRMLSFQGLAELAHREYQAGDFEAAERHCMQLWRQEPDNTGVLLLLSSIHFQCRRLDRSAHFSTLAIKQNPLLAEAYSNLGNVYKERGQLQEAIEHYRHALRLKPDFIDGYINLAAALVAAGDMEGAVQAYVSALQYNPDLYCVRSDLGNLLKALGRLEEAKACYLKAIETQPNFAVAWSNLGCVFNAQGEIWLAIHHFEKAVTLDPNFLDAYINLGNVLKEARIFDRAVAAYLRALSLSPNHAVVHGNLACVYYEQGLIDLAIDTYKRAIELQPHFPDAYCNLANALKEKGSVAEAEECYNTALRLCPTHADSLNNLANIKREQGNIEEAVRLYRKALEVFPEFAAAHSNLASVLQQQGKLQEALMHYKEAIRISPTFADAYSNMGNTLKEMQDVQGALQCYTRAIQINPAFADAHSNLASIHKDSGNIPEAIASYRTALKLKPDFPDAYCNLAHCLQIVCDWTDYDERMKKLVSIVADQLEKNRLPSVHPHHSMLYPLSHSFRKAIAERHGNLCLDKINVLHKPPYEHPKDLKASEGRLRVGYVSSDFGNHPTSHLMQSIPGMHNSDKFEVFCYALSPDDGTNFRVKVMAEANHFVDLSQIPCNGKAADRIHQDGIHILINMNGYTKGARNELFALRPAPIQAMWLGYPGTSGALFMDYIITDKETSPVEVAEQYSEKLAYMPNTFFIGDHANMFPHLKKKAVIDFKSNGHIYDNRIVLNGIDLKAFLDSLPDVKIVKMKCPDGGDNADSSAGLSMPVIPMNTIAEAVIDMINRGQIQITINGFNISNGLATTQINNKAATGEEVPRTIIVTTRSQYGLPEDSVVYCNFNQLYKIDPSTLQMWANILKRVPNSVLWLLRFPAVGEPNIQQYAQNMGLPQNRIIFSPVAPKEEHVRRGQLADVCLDTPLCNGHTTGMDVLWAGTPMVTMPGETLASRVAASQLTCLGCPELIAKSRQEYEDIAVKLGTDLEYLKKIRGKVWKQRISSPLFNTKQYTMELERLYLLMWEHSAAGNKPDHILKAIESGESA, from the exons ATGGCGGCCTCAGTGGGGAACGTGGCCGACAGCACAG AACCAACGAAACGTATGCTTTCCTTCCAAGGGCTAGCGGAGTTGGCTCACCGGGAGTATCAAGCAGGGGACTTCGAAGCTGCGGAGAGGCATTGCATGCAGCTTTGGCGGCAAGAGCCCGACAACACTGGGGTGCTGTTGTTGCTCTCATCCATCCACTTCCAGTGTCGCAGGCTGGACAG GTCTGCTCACTTCAGCACTTTGGCCATCAAGCAGAATCCACTGCTGGCAGAAGCCTACTCGAATCTGGGGAACGTGTACAAGGAACGTGGGCAGCTGCAGGAGGCGATAGAGCACTATCGGCACGCCCTGCGTCTCAAACCAGACTTCATTGATGGATATATTAATCTGGCAGCTGCTCTGGTAGCTGCAGGTGATATGGAAGGGGCAGTTCAGGCATACgtttctgccctgcagtacaATCCT GACTTGTACTGTGTTCGTAGTGACCTGGGGAACCTGCTCAAAGCCCTGGGTCGCTTGGAAGAAGCCAAG GCCTGTTATTTGAAGGCAATTGAGACCCAGCCAAATTTTGCAGTAGCATGGAGTAACCTGGGCTGCGTGTTCAATGCTCAAGGGGAAATTTGGCTTGCCATTCATCACTTTGAGAAG GCGGTGACTCTTGATCCAAACTTCCTGGATGCTTACATTAACCTGGGGAATGTCTTGAAGGAGGCACGCATATTTGATAG AGCGGTGGCAGCCTATCTCCGGGCCCTGAGCCTGAGCCCAAACCATGCAGTCGTGCATGGCAACCTGGCCTGTGTGTACTATGAGCAAGGGCTGATTGACTTGGCCATCGATACTTACAAGCGTGCCATTGAACTGCAGCCACACTTCCCTGATGCATACTGCAATCTGGCCAATGCACTCAAGGAGAAAGGCAGT GTTGCGGAAGCAGAGGAGTGTTACAACACAGCTCTTCGCCTGTGTCCCACTCATGCGGACTCTCTCAATAACCTGGCAAACATCAAGCGGGAACAAGGGAACATTGAGGAGGCTGTCCGCCTGTACCGCAAAGCTCTCGAG GTCTTCCCGGAGTTTGCAGCTGCCCATTCCAATTTAGCCAGCGTGTTGCAGCAACAAGGAAAACTTCAGGAGGCATTGATGCATTACAAGGAGGCCATTAG AATCAGCCCCACCTTTGCAGATGCCTACTCCAACATGGGGAACACATTAAAGGAGATGCAGGATGTTCAGGGAGCTTTGCAGTGCTACACACGGGCCATCCAGATTAACCCTGCCTTTGCTGATGCCCACAGTAACTTGGCATCCATCCACAAG GATTCAGGAAATATACCAGAGGCCATTGCTTCGTATCGCACTGCCCTGAAGCTGAAGCCTGACTTCCCTGATGCCTACTGCAACTTGGCCCACTGCTTGCAG ATTGTTTGTGACTGGACTGACTATGATGAGCGAATGAAGAAGCTGGTCAGCATAGTGGCAGACCAGCTGGAGAAAAACAGGCTCCCATCCGTGCATCCTCATCACAGCATGCTATATCCGTTGTCTCACAGCTTCCGAAAGGCCATTGCCGAGCGGCATGGAAACTTGTGCTTGGACAAG ATCAATGTCCTCCACAAGCCACCCTATGAGCACCCCAAGGACTTGAAGGCCAGCGAAGGCCGGCTTCGTGTTGGCTATGTGAGCTCTGACTTTGGAAACCACCCCACGTCCCACCTCATGCAGTCAATTCCAGGCATGCACAACTCGGACAAATTTGAG GTGTTCTGCTATGCTCTCAGCCCTGATGATGGCACCAACTTCCGGGTGAAAGTAATGGCAGAGGCAAATCACTTTGTTGATTTATCTCAG ATCCCATGCAATGGAAAGGCAGCTGACCGCATCCACCAGGATGGCATCCACATCCTCATCAACATGAATGGCTACACCAAAGGAGCCCGCAATGAGCTGTTTGCCCTCAGACCGGCTCCAATACAG GCGATGTGGCTGGGTTACCCTGGCACCAGCGGAGCCTTATTTATGGATTACATCATCACAGACAAGGAAACGTCCCCTGTTGAAGTGGCTGAACAGTATTCGGAGAAACTGGCTTACATGCCAAACACCTTCTTCATTGGAGATCACGCCAACATGTTCCCACACCTAAAG aaaaaAGCAGTCATTGACTTTAAATCCAATGGGCATATTTATGACAACAGAATTGTGTTAAATGGCATTGATCTGAAGGCTTTCCTTGACAGCTTACCTGATGTGAAGATAGTTAAG ATGAAGTGTCCCGATGGGGGAGACAATGCTGACAGCAGTGCTGGCCTCAGCATGCCTGTCATTCCTATGAACACGATTGCAGAAGCTGTGATTGACATGATAAATCGTGGACAAATTCAGATAACAATCAATGGATTCAACATCAGCAACGGGCTGGCAACTACCCAG ATCAACAACAAAGCAGCGACTGGTGAGGAGGTTCCACGCACCATCATTGTCACCACTCGCTCCCAGTATGGCTTGCCGGAAGATTCTGTTGTCTATTGTAACTTCAATCAGCTTTACAAGATAGACCCTTCCACCCTACAGATGTGGGCCAAT ATCTTGAAACGTGTCCCAAACAGTGTCTTGTGGCTACTGCGTTTCCCAGCTGTGGGAGAACCAAATATTCAGCAGTATGCGCAGAACATGGGCCTTCCTCAGAACCGCATCATCTTCTCTCCTGTTGCCCCCAAAGAAGAACATGTGCGAAGGGGCCAACTGGCAGATGTCTGCCTAGACACGCCTCTTTGCAATGGCCACACCACAGGAATGGATGTGCTCTGGGCTGGAACCCCAATGGTTACCATGCCAG GGGAGACTCTTGCTTCACGTGTCGCTGCCTCCCAGCTCACCTGCCTTGGCTGTCCTGAGCTGATTGCGAAGAGCAGGCAGGAGTACGAGGACATTGCCGTAAAACTGGGAACTGATCTAGAGTA CCTGAAGAAGATCCGTGGCAAGGTCTGGAAGCAGAGGATATCAAGCCCCCTATTCAACACCAAACAGTACACCATGGAACTGGAGCGGCTCTACCTTCTGATGTGGGAACACTCTGCAGCCGGCAACAAGCCAGACCACATCCTGAAAGCCATAGAGAGTGGCGAGTCTGCTTAA